TCATTTGCAAAACTTAAAGAGAAGAAGAACGAGCTCGGTGCGATCAGGGAGCTGATCCTCTCGCAGAAAGAGGAGATAGAGAAGATAAACTCCAAAAAAGTTACCGAAGAGGAGAAGATCGAAGAGCTTCGCAAAAATGTGCTGGAGCTAGAGAAGGAGATCAATGAGAAGAGCGGGAAGGAGTATCTCGAGCTTCTCTCCGAGATCGAGTCCGCAAAAGGGCGGATATCGGTGTCCGAGCAGACGATCGTCCGTCTTCAGCAGAGTATAGAATCCAATAAAGAGACTGTCCAGCGTGTCTTTATGGACAAAAAGAGGGCCGAGTCAAGGGTGCAGGAGTGTTCCGACAGCCTGCGGAGCATGTCCATAGACCGGTCGAATCTCTCGATGGAGGTCTCGGGTCTCAGGGCTGATCTCGAGGATGTCGAGGCAAAACTCCAGAAAGAGAGCAGTGCTCTGGAAGGTGCGAAGGAAAAGCTCTTCGAGCTGATGGACGGCCTTGAGAAGAAGAAAGGCGAGAGATCGGAATTTCTCAACCAGCAGGATGTCCTCATCGAAAAGAGTAGGATGCGTACGGATGAAAAGGAGCGCCTTTCTTCAAGAATTGCCCTGATCGACCAGGAGTTTGCCGAAAAGTCCTCGCTTTGCGTGGAGTACAGGTCTGAGCTGAAGAAACTGGAGGACCAGAAGAAAACCATCGATGCCGGCCTGTCCAAAGCAGAGGTTGAACTGTTTGAAAACCGCAGTGCCCTGGAAAAGATACGCAACGAGATCCGGGGTCTTGAAAGGGATCTCATGCGGCTTGAGGCCCAGCAGCAGGCGTCGGGCGGCCCCGGAGGAAATGCCCTCGATGCAGTCCTTGGGATGGACGGGGTTATTGGGACGGTCGCCCAGCTTGGAAAGGCACCCGCCGAGTATGCTACAGCGCTTGATATAGCCGCAGGAGGAAGACTGCGGAATGTAGTTGTGGAAAANNNNNNNNNNNNNNNNNNNNNNNNNNNNNNNNNNNNNNNNNNNNNNNNNNNNNNNNNNNNNNNNNNNTTCGCTTTTTGAAAGAAAGACGCCTCGGCAGAATGACATTCCTTCCTCTAAACAAGCTCCGGGCGCCGGAGAGCTATCCTTCTCTTGACAAGAATGTCATCAACTATGCAGTAAATCTCCTGGATTATGATTCCCGGTATGATGTTGTCTTCCGCCATGTCTTCGGCACTACGGTTGTCGTTGATAAGATGGACACCGCAAGGAAGATGATCGGAAGATACCGGATGGTCACCCTCGACGGAGATCTTGTCGAGAAGGCCGGTGCGATGACGGGTGGATCTCAGCAGAAGAGGATCTCCGGGTTCGGGGTTGCTGCAGACGAGGAGATCAAAAAGCTGGTTGGCGCTATCTCCGGGCTTCGTGTCCAGGAGTCCGATCTCGCATCCGCGGTTGAGAGGTTTACTGCCGAAGTGGATGAAAGCCGGGCGAAGAGATCAACTTTCGACGAACAGATGTCCCGCTTCAGGATGCTCAGTGAAGAGTACGGCAGGATGATCGAGAACCTGGAGGACGAGAAGAACGGGGTCCTGAGGCGCCAGGAGGAGATCCAGGGCGAAGTCAGCGGTGCGGGAGAGAAACTTGCCGAGATTGAGGGCCTGGTTGAGAATATTTCAAACGAGATCCAGCAGATCCAGGACGAGTACAATCAGCTGAGAAAGAGGCATGACGATACG
The window above is part of the Methanolacinia paynteri genome. Proteins encoded here:
- a CDS encoding AAA family ATPase is translated as MYITELEIDNFKSFAKKTKIPFYEGFTVISGPNGSGKSNIIDSILFCLALSSARGLRAEKLTDLINLNSGKNTAEVSITFSDGTKVRRKIKRTPHGYYSYNYLDDRGCKQGDIVDLLSRHGIKSEGYNVVMQGDITRITEMSDVERRKIIDEIAGVAEFDKKRDQALSELEIVRERIEREELLLAELERRLKDLEKERAQAVKYREWSEKLEYFRSCHSFAKLKEKKNELGAIRELILSQKEEIEKINSKKVTEEEKIEELRKNVLELEKEINEKSGKEYLELLSEIESAKGRISVSEQTIVRLQQSIESNKETVQRVFMDKKRAESRVQECSDSLRSMSIDRSNLSMEVSGLRADLEDVEAKLQKESSALEGAKEKLFELMDGLEKKKGERSEFLNQQDVLIEKSRMRTDEKERLSSRIALIDQEFAEKSSLCVEYRSELKKLEDQKKTIDAGLSKAEVELFENRSALEKIRNEIRGLERDLMRLEAQQQASGGPGGNALDAVLGMDGVIGTVAQLGKAPAEYATALDIAAGGRLRNVVVE